The following nucleotide sequence is from Williamwhitmania sp..
CGCTTCACTAAATGCTGGTACACCCGATGGAAGATCAAGCTGATGCAGGTTTGCCAACTTGATCTTATTTATCTCACGACCGGATTTACTCCCACATAGCTTTAGCGCATCACGAAACTGCTCTGGGAAAAAACTTAAGCTAAAGTGTTCTGCAGACTCAACAAATTCAAAAGTGTAGCGCTGTGGGCGAATAACAACGAAGGCAACGGGTTTATTCCATAAAATGCCAAAACCGCCCCAGCTGGCTGTCATGGTGTTCACTGCGTCACCTTTCTTTGCGGTTATAAGCATCCAGTCCTTGTCAAGAATCTTAAAGGGATTCTCCTTTAATGCGTAGATGTCCGCCTGCTTGAAGTTTTGCATGACAATTAATTTTGTGGTGTCTGATTCCAATAATGTAAATAGGCCGAGAGACTCGGCCTGTTTTGTAGTATATAGTTGTTAAACAGTAAGCCGTAGTTTACTTATAAAATTCGTAGGTGTATTTGTAGAGCACTTTGTAGTTATAAGGTGCGTAGAAGGTATCCACCTCTACGAGCACACCCTTTGGGTTATATTTAGACTCTTTTTTTGAGAATTCATCCGTATCACCCTCGTTCCACTGTTCCTCCAAAATATTTCCCTTAGTGTCGTACTTATATTTGCTGTATACAAATTTCTCTCCATTGGCGTTGGTTTGGTCAATTTGCATCAGATTGGCGAAATTGTCGTAGGTGAAAAATTGTTTGTATACGAACTTTCCCCCAAGATAAACATCGCGCTGAATTTCCTGATTTTTATCGTTGAACTTCATTGAATAGCGTTTTGAAATGGCACCTGAGGTTTCTTTGCGAATGTCTTCAATAATATTGCCGTTTGCGTCGCTCACCTTTTCCATGGTATAGGAAACAACGTTTTCAGGTTTGTATACAGTAATGGTTGCTTTGTTCCCCTGGTAGCTGTAAACCCATTTCTCATCAATGCTATTATTTGCCTTATAGCGGATAATTTCGGACTGTTTCCCTTGGCTGTTATACTTATAAACAATCCGATATGGTTCACTTCCATCAAAACCATTTTCCAACAACTTGTTATTGTTGTTGTCGTAAACAATGGTTTGTTGGTAGGTAATTTTACCATCTATTCCGTTAATGTTAACGTATTGTGTCTTATTCCCGTGGTTGTCGTAGGCGTATGATTGCTTTGATGAAATGGCACCTGTCGACTTGTAGTTTATAACAGAAATTGGGAGTCCTTGCAGATCATAGGTGGTTTCTGAACTTTTATATCCCTTGGGCGAAGGTATACCG
It contains:
- a CDS encoding flavin reductase family protein, which produces MQNFKQADIYALKENPFKILDKDWMLITAKKGDAVNTMTASWGGFGILWNKPVAFVVIRPQRYTFEFVESAEHFSLSFFPEQFRDALKLCGSKSGREINKIKLANLHQLDLPSGVPAFSEARLIMDCRKLYFNDLVSSNFIEQSIPKSVYQKNDFHRLYIAEIETCWVK